From the genome of Rhizobacter sp. AJA081-3:
TCCGTGGCGTTCCAGCAGCCGTGCCCGATCGACCAGCGACAAGGGCCGAAGCAGGCCCTTTTCCTGCAGAAACTGCGCGAACGACTGGTAGGCACCGTGGCCGGCCCGGCACTCGAGGTGCAGCGAACGGCCCCAGCGCGATTGGTTGTGGACCGTCTTCAGCGTCGCGCCGCAACGTGCGCAGCCGGCGTCCGGGCGCAGCGTCAGGTGAGGCAGGTCCTGGGTGCGTGCCATCGCCCCGATCAGATCGAGCAGCGCCGGACCGGCCAGCCGCGCCGTCTCGGAGAGATCGAACCAGACCAGGTGGCAGCCACCGCACAGATCGATCTCGACCGTGCGGCCATAGTGGCCCGGCAGCATGAGCCGCTGCATCGGCGCGCGACAGTTGCCGCAGACGAGCGCGGGTTCGGCTGCAGCAGACGCGGCGCTCGGTGGCATCGCCGCTGCGGGCTCAGGCGACGCCGGCGGACGCAGCCTGCTGGTCGGCGTGATAGCTCGAACGCACGAGTGCGCCGACAGCCGCGTGGCTGAAGCCCATCTTCGCCGCCTCGGCCTCGAACATCCTGAAGGTGTCCGGGTGCACGTAGCGGCGCACCGGCAGGTGGTGGCCGCTGGGTGCCAGATACTGGCCGATGGTGAGCATGTCGATGCCGTGCTCGCGCATGTCACGCATCACCTGCAGGATCTCGTCGTCGGTCTCACCCAGGCCGACCATCAGCCCGCTCTTGGTGGACACGCCGGGTGCGAACTCCTTGAATCGCTTGAGCAGGTTCAGCGAGAAGGCGTAGTCGGAGCCGGGACGCGCTTCCTTGTACAGGCGCGGCACGGTCTCGAGGTTGTGGTTCATCACGTCGGGAGGCGCGGCCTTCAGGATGTCGAGCGCGCGGTCCATGCGGCCACGAAAGTCGGGCGTGAGGATCTCGATGCGCGTGGCCGGCGACAACTCGCGAACCTGGCGAATGCACTCGACGAAGTGGCCTGCGCCACCGTCACGGAGGTCGTCGCGGTCGACGCTGGTGATGACCACATACTTGAGCTTGAGCGCCGCGATCGTCTTGGCCATGTTCAGCGGCTCGTCCGCATCGAGCGGGTCGGGCCGGCCGTGGCCGACGTCGCAGAACGGGCAGCGCCGCGTGCACTTGTCGCCCATGATCATGAAGGTGGCCGTGCCGTGGCCGAAGCACTCGCCGATGTTCGGGCAGGAGGCTTCCTCGCACACCGTGTGCAGCTTGTGCTCGCGCAGGATCTGCTTGATCTCGTAGAAGCGCGTGCTTGGCGAGCCCGCCTTGACGCGGATCCAGTCGGGCTTCTTCAGCGTCTCGGCCGCCACCACCTTGATGGGGATGCGCGACGTCTTGGCCTGCGATTTCTGCTTGGCCGTCGCGTCGTAGTCGGCTGCGCTCTTCGCTTCGTGGGTGACGTTTTCGGTCGCCATGGTCTCAGGGGCTCAGGTGCGATGCCAGCTTGTCTCCAAGCCGCCCCGCCACGGTGTCCCAGTCGGTGGAAACCCCGATTTTAGCGAGGTCCACCGTCTGCAGGCCGGCATAGCCGCACGGGTTGATGCCGTCGAAGGGGCTCAGGTCCATCGCCACGTTCAGCGCCACGCCGTGGTAGGTGCAGTGCCGAGTGACCTTGATGCCCAGCGCGGCGATCTTGCCCAAGCCCTCGAACGGATCGCTGCGTGGGCCGGTGCGCGCCGCATGTCCGGAGGGATCGGCGAGCTCGACGTAGATGCCCGGCGCACCAGCGACGCGGTGGCCGGTGATGCCGAAGCCCTCGAGCGTCTTGATCACGCAGTGCTCCAGCCGGTAGACGTACTCCTTGACGTAGATGCCCAGGCGCCTGAGGTCGATGAGCGGATAGGCCACCACCTGCCCCGGCCCGTGGTACGTGACCTGGCCGCCGCGGTTGGTCTGCAGCACCGGGATGCCGCGCGGATTCAGCACGTGGCCGGCCTGGCCGGCCAGGCCCTGCGTGTAGACCGGCGCGTGCTCGCACAGCCAGATCTCGTCGGGCGTGCTCTCGTCACGCTGTTCGGTGAAACCGCGCATCGCGTCCATCGTCGCCGCGTAGTCGACGCGGCCGAGCACGCGGACCATCGGTGCGTTCAGAGCACCACCTTCACCATCGGGTGCGTCGACAGCGTGCGGTACAGCTCGTCGAGCTGCTCGCGGCTGGTCGCGGTGATGGTGATCGTCACGCCGAGGTAGTTGCCGGCCTTGCTCGGGCGTGTCTCGACGGTCGCGGCATCCAGGTCCGGATCGAACTGCTGCGCGATCTTCACGACGGCCTGCGCGAAGCCGTCCACGTTCGCGCCCATCACCTTGATCGGGAACTGCGACGGGTACTGGATCAGCGACTGCTCGGGCGGGATCTCTCTCATGGCGGTGTTCATGCGCCCGAAGGTGGGGCCGGGCGCCGGCAAATCAATCAGATCGACTGCGACTGCTTGGCACGCTGATACGCCTCGTACAGGCGCGCGTACACCGGTCCGGGCTTGCCGCGCAGTGCGCCGTGGCCGACGGGCTGGCCGTCGAGCTTGGTGACCGGCAGCACCTCCTTGGTCGCCGAGCTGAGCAGTAGTTCGTCGGCTGCCAGCACCTCGCCTTCGGGGATGGGGCGCAGGTTGTAGGCGATGCCGGTTTCCTCGCACAGCTCGCGGATCAGGTCGTAGCGGATGCCCTCGAGCACATGCTCGCTCTTCGGCGGCCCGAGCACCGCGCCCTCGTGCACCACCCAGACGTTGCTCGCCGAGGCCTCGGTGAGGTAGCCGTCGCGGAACATGACGGTCTCCACCGCGCCGTGGTCGGCCGACATCTGCCGCGCCAGCACGTTGCCCAGCAGCGAGGTGCTCTTGATGTCGCCGCGCTCCCAGCGGAAGTCGCGCGCCGTCACGCAGGCCACGCCGTGATGGCGCTGATCGGCCGTGGCGTGCTTCATCGGGCTGGCCATCATGAACACGGTGGGCGCGATGTCGGTGGGCATCACGTGGTCGCGCAGCGCCACGCCGCGCGTCACCTGGATGTAGATCAACTGATCTTCGGCCCCGGCCTTCTCGGCCAGCGCGGCGACCAGCTTGCGGCTGCGCTCCAGCCACTGCTCCGGCGAATGCGGGTCGGCGATGCGCAGCTTCGAGAGGCTGCGGCCCAGCCGCGCCAGGTGCTCGTCGAAGCGGAACAGCCGCCGGCCGTAGACCGGCACGACCTCGTAGATGCCGTCGCCGAAGATGAAGCCGCGGTCGAGCACCGACACCTTGGCGTCGCGCAGCGAGCTGTACTCGCCGTTGAGGTAGCACAGCGTGTCGGGCAGGGTCTGCATGGCCACTCCT
Proteins encoded in this window:
- the lipA gene encoding lipoyl synthase, with product MATENVTHEAKSAADYDATAKQKSQAKTSRIPIKVVAAETLKKPDWIRVKAGSPSTRFYEIKQILREHKLHTVCEEASCPNIGECFGHGTATFMIMGDKCTRRCPFCDVGHGRPDPLDADEPLNMAKTIAALKLKYVVITSVDRDDLRDGGAGHFVECIRQVRELSPATRIEILTPDFRGRMDRALDILKAAPPDVMNHNLETVPRLYKEARPGSDYAFSLNLLKRFKEFAPGVSTKSGLMVGLGETDDEILQVMRDMREHGIDMLTIGQYLAPSGHHLPVRRYVHPDTFRMFEAEAAKMGFSHAAVGALVRSSYHADQQAASAGVA
- the lipB gene encoding lipoyl(octanoyl) transferase LipB, which produces MVRVLGRVDYAATMDAMRGFTEQRDESTPDEIWLCEHAPVYTQGLAGQAGHVLNPRGIPVLQTNRGGQVTYHGPGQVVAYPLIDLRRLGIYVKEYVYRLEHCVIKTLEGFGITGHRVAGAPGIYVELADPSGHAARTGPRSDPFEGLGKIAALGIKVTRHCTYHGVALNVAMDLSPFDGINPCGYAGLQTVDLAKIGVSTDWDTVAGRLGDKLASHLSP
- a CDS encoding YbeD family protein, with amino-acid sequence MREIPPEQSLIQYPSQFPIKVMGANVDGFAQAVVKIAQQFDPDLDAATVETRPSKAGNYLGVTITITATSREQLDELYRTLSTHPMVKVVL
- a CDS encoding D-amino acid aminotransferase, which translates into the protein MQTLPDTLCYLNGEYSSLRDAKVSVLDRGFIFGDGIYEVVPVYGRRLFRFDEHLARLGRSLSKLRIADPHSPEQWLERSRKLVAALAEKAGAEDQLIYIQVTRGVALRDHVMPTDIAPTVFMMASPMKHATADQRHHGVACVTARDFRWERGDIKSTSLLGNVLARQMSADHGAVETVMFRDGYLTEASASNVWVVHEGAVLGPPKSEHVLEGIRYDLIRELCEETGIAYNLRPIPEGEVLAADELLLSSATKEVLPVTKLDGQPVGHGALRGKPGPVYARLYEAYQRAKQSQSI